Proteins encoded within one genomic window of Trichomycterus rosablanca isolate fTriRos1 chromosome 7, fTriRos1.hap1, whole genome shotgun sequence:
- the ythdf1 gene encoding YTH domain-containing family protein 1 isoform X1, producing MSATSIDPQTSKGQDAKVQNGSLHQKETVHDNDFEPYLTGQSNPNNSYQSMTDPYLSSYYAPSIGFPYPLSEAPWSTGGDPPIPYLAPYAPLSNGDHHFMHDTVFGQPGGLGSSIYPHRFNFFPENPAFSAWGTSGSQGQQTQSSAYGGSYSYPPSSLGGTLVPDGQTGFHSDTLNKAPGMNSLDQGMLGLKIGGDVVTGTGSAVKTVGSVIGASGAVATGNGGTPVGMPPPKPTSWAAIASKPAKAQQLKIKSKAGMPMAGGAPPPPPIKHNMDIGTWDNKGCKVQSPLPLQQHQQQQPQQPSLSHGHLPPHPQAPMPAAQSLAQHMALQAPLPPGPPQPYQNHSPAPPPQTRWVAPRNRNPGYGGGGCVDGSGLSGGSGMGNGGGGMVGNSCSIGTGDPHPLLEKLRASHSYNPKDFDWNLKHGRVFIIKSYSEDDIHRSIKYSIWCSTEHGNKRLDAAFRSLNGRGPVYLLFSVNGSGHFCGVAEMRSPVDYGTSAGVWAQDKWKGKFDVDWLFVKDVPNSQLRHIRLENNDNKPVTNSRDTQEVPLEKAKQVLKIIATYKHTTSIFDDFSHYEKRQEEEEVVRKNYEPAPSQNRSRLDQDRQNRSKQ from the exons ATGTCTGCCACCAGTATTGATCCTCAG ACATCAAAAGGACAAGATGCTAAAG TGCAAAATGGCTCGCTTCACCAAAAGGAAACTGTCCATGACAATGACTTTGAACCGTACCTCACTGGCCAGTCTAATCCG AACAACAGCTACCAATCCATGACTGACCCCTACTTGTCCAGCTACTATGCGCCATCCATTGGGTTTCCTTACCCCCTTAGCGAGGCTCCCTGGTCTACTGGCGGTGACCCTCCAATCCCTTATCTCGCCCCCTATGCCCCACTAAGCAATGGAGACCATCATTTCATGCATGACACTGTGTTTGGACAGCCAGGGGGGCTGGGTAGCAGCATCTATCCCCACCGTTTTAACTTTTTCCCAGAGAACCCTGCCTTTTCAGCCTGGGGCACCAGTGGCTCCCAGGGGCAGCAGACTCAAAGCTCTGCCTATGGTGGCAGCTACAGCTACCCACCCAGCTCCCTGGGTGGCACACTGGTACCTGATGGTCAGACAGGATTCCACAGTGACACCCTAAACAAAGCACCAGGTATGAACAGTCTGGATCAGGGCATGCTGGGCCTAAAGATTGGCGGTGATGTCGTCACAGGCACTGGCTCAGCTGTCAAGACTGTTGGCTCAGTGATTGGTGCCAGTGGGGCAGTAGCCACTGGCAATGGGGGAACACCGGTGGGCATGCCACCCCCTAAACCCACCTCGTGGGCAGCCATTGCAAGTAAGCCTGCCAAAGCGCAACAGTTAAAGATCAAAAGCAAAGCAGGGATGCCAATGGCAGGGGgtgcaccaccaccacctcccATTAAACATAACATGGACATTGGGACCTGGGACAACAAGGGGTGCAAAGTGCAGTCACCATTGCCTCTGCAGCAacaccaacagcagcaaccgcAGCAGCCTTCTCTTTCTCATGGTCACTTGCCCCCTCATCCTCAAGCACCCATGCCTGCGGCCCAGTCACTAGCTCAGCACATGGCCCTCCAGGCTCCACTTCCTCCTGGCCCTCCACAGCCATACCAGAATCATTCACCAGCTCCACCCCCTCAGACCCGATGGGTAGCACCCCGTAATAGGAACCCTGGTTATGGTGGAGGGGGTTGTGTGGATGGCAGTGGTCTTTCTGGTGGTAGTGGTATGGGCAATGGAGGCGGAGGAATGGTGGGCAACAGCTGCAGCATAGGGACAGGAGACCCACACCCGCTCTTGGAGAAGCTGCGTGCATCGCACAGCTACAATCCGAAAGACTTCGACTGGAACCTCAAGCATGGACGCGTGTTCATCATCAAGAGCTACTCTGAGGACGACATCCACCGTTCTATCAAGTACTCTATCTGGTGCAGCACAGAGCACGGCAACAAGCGTCTGGACGCAGCGTTCCGCTCTCTTAACGGCCGGGGCCCCGTCTATCTGCTGTTTAGCGTAAACGGCAGCGGGCATTTCTGTGGCGTAGCTGAGATGCGCTCACCTGTGGACTACGGAACCAGTGCTGGCGTTTGGGCACAGGACAAGTGGAAGGGCAAATTCGACGTGGACTGGCTTTTCGTCAAGGATGTGCCCAACAGCCAGTTGCGCCACATCCGCCTGGAGAACAATGACAACAAGCCTGTGACCAACTCTCGCGACACACAGGAAGTGCCACTGGAAAAGGCCAAGCAGGTGTTAAAGATCATCGCCACCTATAAGCACACCACGTCCATCTTTGACGACTTCTCACACTATGAGAAACGCCAGGAAGAAGAGGAGGTGGTGAGAAAG AACTATGAACCTGCTCCATCCCAGAATCGATCACGCCTGGATCAG GACCGCCAAAATCGAAGTAAACAATAG
- the ythdf1 gene encoding YTH domain-containing family protein 1 isoform X2 gives MEIDNDTNLHMNPKEESATARVRVSQLSSARSDDQQQNNSYQSMTDPYLSSYYAPSIGFPYPLSEAPWSTGGDPPIPYLAPYAPLSNGDHHFMHDTVFGQPGGLGSSIYPHRFNFFPENPAFSAWGTSGSQGQQTQSSAYGGSYSYPPSSLGGTLVPDGQTGFHSDTLNKAPGMNSLDQGMLGLKIGGDVVTGTGSAVKTVGSVIGASGAVATGNGGTPVGMPPPKPTSWAAIASKPAKAQQLKIKSKAGMPMAGGAPPPPPIKHNMDIGTWDNKGCKVQSPLPLQQHQQQQPQQPSLSHGHLPPHPQAPMPAAQSLAQHMALQAPLPPGPPQPYQNHSPAPPPQTRWVAPRNRNPGYGGGGCVDGSGLSGGSGMGNGGGGMVGNSCSIGTGDPHPLLEKLRASHSYNPKDFDWNLKHGRVFIIKSYSEDDIHRSIKYSIWCSTEHGNKRLDAAFRSLNGRGPVYLLFSVNGSGHFCGVAEMRSPVDYGTSAGVWAQDKWKGKFDVDWLFVKDVPNSQLRHIRLENNDNKPVTNSRDTQEVPLEKAKQVLKIIATYKHTTSIFDDFSHYEKRQEEEEVVRKNYEPAPSQNRSRLDQDRQNRSKQ, from the exons ATGGAGATTGATAATGATACAAATCTCCACATGAACCCAAAAGAagagtcggctactgcacgtgtcagagtgtcacagctctcctcagccagGAGTGACGATCAGCAGCAG AACAACAGCTACCAATCCATGACTGACCCCTACTTGTCCAGCTACTATGCGCCATCCATTGGGTTTCCTTACCCCCTTAGCGAGGCTCCCTGGTCTACTGGCGGTGACCCTCCAATCCCTTATCTCGCCCCCTATGCCCCACTAAGCAATGGAGACCATCATTTCATGCATGACACTGTGTTTGGACAGCCAGGGGGGCTGGGTAGCAGCATCTATCCCCACCGTTTTAACTTTTTCCCAGAGAACCCTGCCTTTTCAGCCTGGGGCACCAGTGGCTCCCAGGGGCAGCAGACTCAAAGCTCTGCCTATGGTGGCAGCTACAGCTACCCACCCAGCTCCCTGGGTGGCACACTGGTACCTGATGGTCAGACAGGATTCCACAGTGACACCCTAAACAAAGCACCAGGTATGAACAGTCTGGATCAGGGCATGCTGGGCCTAAAGATTGGCGGTGATGTCGTCACAGGCACTGGCTCAGCTGTCAAGACTGTTGGCTCAGTGATTGGTGCCAGTGGGGCAGTAGCCACTGGCAATGGGGGAACACCGGTGGGCATGCCACCCCCTAAACCCACCTCGTGGGCAGCCATTGCAAGTAAGCCTGCCAAAGCGCAACAGTTAAAGATCAAAAGCAAAGCAGGGATGCCAATGGCAGGGGgtgcaccaccaccacctcccATTAAACATAACATGGACATTGGGACCTGGGACAACAAGGGGTGCAAAGTGCAGTCACCATTGCCTCTGCAGCAacaccaacagcagcaaccgcAGCAGCCTTCTCTTTCTCATGGTCACTTGCCCCCTCATCCTCAAGCACCCATGCCTGCGGCCCAGTCACTAGCTCAGCACATGGCCCTCCAGGCTCCACTTCCTCCTGGCCCTCCACAGCCATACCAGAATCATTCACCAGCTCCACCCCCTCAGACCCGATGGGTAGCACCCCGTAATAGGAACCCTGGTTATGGTGGAGGGGGTTGTGTGGATGGCAGTGGTCTTTCTGGTGGTAGTGGTATGGGCAATGGAGGCGGAGGAATGGTGGGCAACAGCTGCAGCATAGGGACAGGAGACCCACACCCGCTCTTGGAGAAGCTGCGTGCATCGCACAGCTACAATCCGAAAGACTTCGACTGGAACCTCAAGCATGGACGCGTGTTCATCATCAAGAGCTACTCTGAGGACGACATCCACCGTTCTATCAAGTACTCTATCTGGTGCAGCACAGAGCACGGCAACAAGCGTCTGGACGCAGCGTTCCGCTCTCTTAACGGCCGGGGCCCCGTCTATCTGCTGTTTAGCGTAAACGGCAGCGGGCATTTCTGTGGCGTAGCTGAGATGCGCTCACCTGTGGACTACGGAACCAGTGCTGGCGTTTGGGCACAGGACAAGTGGAAGGGCAAATTCGACGTGGACTGGCTTTTCGTCAAGGATGTGCCCAACAGCCAGTTGCGCCACATCCGCCTGGAGAACAATGACAACAAGCCTGTGACCAACTCTCGCGACACACAGGAAGTGCCACTGGAAAAGGCCAAGCAGGTGTTAAAGATCATCGCCACCTATAAGCACACCACGTCCATCTTTGACGACTTCTCACACTATGAGAAACGCCAGGAAGAAGAGGAGGTGGTGAGAAAG AACTATGAACCTGCTCCATCCCAGAATCGATCACGCCTGGATCAG GACCGCCAAAATCGAAGTAAACAATAG